In Cupriavidus basilensis, one genomic interval encodes:
- a CDS encoding MATE family efflux transporter: MPDADSPLSSASSASSASPASASVSSAPPALPASHWHRRVLALAFPIILANLTQPILGAVDTAVAGHLPDPAYLGGVAAGGLFFSFVFWGFGFLRMGTTGLVAQAYGAQDGAALRATLVRALMLATVIGLGVLAVQMPLIHGALGLIGGSDTLQHHARVYSHARIWAAPFALCNYVVLGYLLGCQHVRLGLLIQLFINAVNIAAVLLYVYVFDWGIAGIGAATATADACGFVLGAALLWRLRPHGLAPLRWAVVADAHELKRLVALNRDIFIRTLCLVASFGWFAHAGARQGDVILAANALLLNFQTFMAYALDGFAHAAEALVGAAIGTRDRHAFRRAVRVTMIWGAVGALCFSLVYAGAGEWIIACLTDQRTVHDAAVRYLPWAVALPLVSVWGFLLDGVFIGATSTRDLMHSMALSFAAFMVAALTLAGPFGNDGLWAALLLFMAARGATLARVFPRIEASRLA; this comes from the coding sequence GTGCCAGACGCCGACAGTCCCCTCTCATCCGCTTCATCCGCTTCATCCGCGTCACCCGCCAGCGCCAGCGTTTCCAGCGCGCCGCCGGCCCTCCCCGCTTCGCACTGGCACCGCCGCGTGCTGGCGCTGGCATTCCCGATCATCCTGGCCAACCTGACCCAGCCGATCCTGGGTGCGGTCGATACCGCGGTTGCCGGCCACCTGCCGGACCCGGCCTACCTGGGCGGCGTAGCCGCCGGGGGCCTGTTCTTCAGCTTTGTGTTCTGGGGCTTCGGGTTCCTGCGCATGGGTACCACCGGGCTCGTTGCGCAAGCCTACGGCGCCCAGGACGGCGCGGCATTGCGCGCCACGCTGGTACGCGCCCTGATGCTGGCCACCGTCATCGGGCTCGGTGTGCTGGCCGTACAGATGCCCTTGATCCACGGCGCGCTTGGCCTGATCGGCGGCAGCGACACACTCCAGCACCACGCGCGGGTCTACAGCCATGCGCGGATCTGGGCGGCGCCGTTCGCCTTGTGCAATTACGTGGTGCTCGGCTACCTGCTGGGCTGCCAGCACGTGCGGCTCGGCCTGCTCATCCAGCTCTTCATCAACGCGGTGAACATTGCCGCGGTGCTGCTCTACGTCTATGTGTTCGACTGGGGCATCGCGGGGATCGGCGCCGCCACGGCCACCGCCGATGCATGCGGCTTCGTGCTGGGCGCCGCCCTGCTCTGGCGGCTGCGCCCACACGGCTTGGCGCCCCTGCGCTGGGCGGTGGTCGCCGATGCGCACGAACTGAAACGGCTGGTCGCCCTCAACCGCGACATCTTCATCCGCACGCTGTGCCTGGTGGCCAGCTTCGGCTGGTTCGCCCATGCGGGCGCCCGGCAAGGCGACGTGATCCTGGCGGCCAACGCGCTGCTGCTCAACTTCCAGACCTTCATGGCGTATGCGCTCGATGGCTTCGCGCATGCGGCCGAGGCGCTGGTGGGCGCCGCCATCGGCACCCGGGACCGGCACGCCTTCCGCCGCGCGGTCCGGGTCACGATGATCTGGGGTGCGGTGGGCGCGCTGTGCTTCTCCCTGGTATATGCCGGCGCCGGAGAATGGATCATCGCCTGCCTGACCGACCAGCGCACGGTCCACGACGCAGCGGTGCGCTACCTGCCGTGGGCGGTCGCCCTGCCGCTGGTTTCCGTGTGGGGCTTCCTGCTCGATGGCGTGTTTATCGGTGCCACCAGCACGCGCGACCTGATGCACTCGATGGCCTTGTCGTTCGCGGCGTTCATGGTGGCGGCGCTGACGCTGGCCGGCCCGTT
- a CDS encoding orotate phosphoribosyltransferase produces the protein MSQLRPQPDLSLSVGQALLDAGCVKFRTDEPFRLPSGWASPVYIDCRRLISFPLLRKALIQRGLTLLRERNRLGGIDAVVGAESSGIAFGAWMADALALPLLYVRKEAKGLGPASQIEGAVNAGDRVLLVDDMMAAARSKRIFCEALAAAGAVVTDIFVVFDYGTFPTESTLAPWQAKIHSLANWQDILQAARGSGNVDSRGIDELQRFLADPARWSRDHGGIGAGETQR, from the coding sequence ATGTCTCAACTACGCCCTCAACCCGACCTGTCATTGTCGGTAGGCCAGGCCCTGCTGGATGCCGGCTGCGTGAAATTCCGCACGGACGAGCCGTTCCGGCTGCCCTCCGGCTGGGCCAGTCCGGTCTATATCGACTGTCGCCGGCTGATCTCGTTTCCCCTGCTGCGCAAGGCGCTGATCCAGCGCGGCTTGACCCTGCTGCGGGAACGCAACCGGCTCGGCGGCATCGATGCCGTGGTCGGCGCCGAATCGAGCGGCATCGCATTCGGCGCCTGGATGGCCGATGCCCTGGCGCTCCCGCTGCTCTATGTGCGCAAGGAAGCCAAGGGGCTGGGGCCCGCCTCGCAGATCGAGGGGGCCGTCAACGCCGGCGACCGCGTGCTGCTGGTGGACGACATGATGGCCGCCGCGCGCTCCAAGCGGATCTTCTGCGAGGCGCTGGCGGCAGCCGGCGCCGTGGTGACGGATATCTTCGTGGTGTTTGACTACGGCACGTTCCCCACCGAAAGCACCCTCGCCCCCTGGCAGGCCAAGATCCACTCCCTCGCGAACTGGCAGGACATCCTGCAAGCCGCGCGTGGCAGCGGCAACGTGGACAGCCGCGGCATTGACGAACTGCAGCGTTTCCTGGCCGACCCGGCCCGATGGTCGCGGGACCACGGCGGCATCGGGGCGGGCGAGACGCAACGCTAA
- a CDS encoding hydantoinase/carbamoylase family amidase, with translation MEILELKPVAEQLFEDIRELSSDGVGVTRDSYGAGETAAAAYLRDFALRHGLDAQADRAANLVFRLPQADAGAGAAATWVGSHLDSVPQGGNFDGLAGIVAGLLCQLRQKRTGRHSRVPLQVVGFRGEESAWFGKAYMGSGALLGKLSADDLALAHRHSGASLAACMAAAGADVEAIRAQAPLLDKAKVHAYLELHIEQGPVMVARGLPVAVVPGIRGNVRHNRIQCIGEAGHSGAVPRWLRKDAMFAVAELITRLDEHWRVLLERGIDLVVTTGVVSTCPQAHAISRIPGMVNFSFEARSKSVETLEGFYQLLRTECKAISRDRGVRFEFDRRIESAPATMDGRVCELLTQACRQRDLPVEQVPSGAGHDASLFANAGIPTGMLFVRNEHGSHNPDEAMDIDDFLLGVQVLDDTITSL, from the coding sequence ATGGAAATTCTGGAACTCAAGCCGGTCGCCGAACAGCTCTTCGAGGACATACGCGAACTGTCGTCCGATGGCGTTGGCGTGACCCGCGACAGCTACGGCGCGGGCGAGACCGCGGCGGCCGCCTACCTGCGGGACTTCGCGCTGCGCCACGGCCTGGACGCGCAGGCCGACCGCGCCGCCAATCTCGTCTTCCGCCTGCCGCAAGCCGACGCGGGCGCGGGCGCGGCTGCGACGTGGGTCGGCTCCCACCTGGACTCCGTCCCGCAAGGCGGCAACTTCGACGGGCTGGCGGGAATCGTCGCTGGCCTGCTCTGCCAGCTCCGGCAAAAGCGCACCGGCCGGCACTCGCGCGTGCCGCTGCAGGTGGTGGGCTTCCGGGGCGAGGAAAGTGCCTGGTTCGGCAAGGCGTACATGGGTTCGGGCGCGCTGCTGGGCAAGCTCAGCGCCGACGACCTGGCGCTGGCGCACCGGCATTCCGGCGCGTCGCTGGCGGCCTGCATGGCAGCTGCCGGCGCCGACGTCGAGGCGATCCGCGCGCAGGCGCCGCTGCTGGACAAAGCCAAGGTCCATGCCTACCTGGAACTGCATATCGAGCAAGGCCCGGTGATGGTCGCGCGCGGCTTGCCGGTGGCGGTGGTGCCCGGCATCCGCGGCAATGTGCGGCACAACCGGATCCAGTGCATCGGCGAGGCCGGCCACTCCGGCGCGGTGCCACGGTGGCTGCGCAAGGACGCCATGTTTGCCGTGGCCGAGCTGATCACGCGGCTGGACGAGCACTGGCGCGTACTGCTGGAGCGCGGCATCGACCTGGTCGTCACCACCGGCGTGGTCAGCACCTGCCCGCAGGCGCATGCGATCTCCCGCATCCCCGGCATGGTGAACTTCAGCTTCGAGGCGCGCAGCAAGAGCGTGGAAACGCTGGAAGGCTTCTATCAACTGCTGCGCACGGAATGCAAGGCCATCTCGCGCGACCGCGGCGTGCGGTTCGAGTTCGACCGCCGCATCGAATCGGCCCCGGCCACCATGGACGGCAGGGTCTGTGAACTGCTCACGCAGGCATGCCGGCAACGTGACCTCCCGGTTGAGCAAGTGCCAAGCGGCGCCGGGCACGACGCATCGTTGTTTGCCAACGCCGGCATCCCCACCGGCATGCTCTTCGTGCGCAACGAACACGGCTCGCACAACCCGGACGAGGCCATGGACATCGATGATTTCCTGCTTGGCGTGCAGGTGCTGGACGACACCATCACGAGCCTCTGA
- a CDS encoding dihydroorotate dehydrogenase: MADLTVRVGDLTLRNPVMPASGCFAIEYREALDLNQLGALVIKSVSPRSRAGNPTPRVAEAYGGMLNAIGIPSKGLDYYRECVLPPYTRYNTPVVVSISADTAQAFALACEQLSLPEVAAIEANISCPNLEADGMAFAMLPETTYQAVCAIRRRTRHPVWVKLTPNASQIAAVARAAEDAGADAIVMGNTVLGMAIDVRTRKPKLGNVMGGLSGPAIKPIALRLVHQCYRAVRIPIIGCGGIQNAEDAVEFMLAGAAAVQVGTASFRDPGVMQKIIDGLQDYCQETGTGALRDLVGQVRLDPHLSDRWLRFAQQSG; encoded by the coding sequence TTGGCTGATCTCACCGTTCGGGTTGGCGACTTGACGCTGCGCAACCCGGTCATGCCCGCCTCCGGCTGCTTCGCCATCGAGTACCGCGAGGCGCTGGACCTCAACCAGCTTGGCGCGCTGGTGATCAAGAGCGTCTCCCCCAGGTCCCGGGCCGGCAACCCCACGCCACGGGTAGCCGAGGCCTATGGCGGCATGCTGAACGCCATCGGCATCCCGAGCAAGGGGCTCGACTATTACCGCGAATGCGTGCTGCCGCCCTACACCCGCTACAACACGCCGGTGGTGGTGTCGATCTCCGCCGATACGGCGCAGGCGTTCGCCCTGGCGTGCGAGCAACTGTCCTTGCCCGAGGTTGCCGCCATCGAGGCCAATATCTCGTGCCCCAACCTGGAAGCCGACGGCATGGCCTTTGCGATGCTGCCCGAGACCACCTACCAGGCGGTCTGCGCCATCCGCCGGCGCACGCGCCACCCCGTCTGGGTCAAGCTCACGCCCAACGCCAGCCAGATCGCGGCCGTGGCCCGGGCGGCGGAAGACGCCGGCGCCGACGCCATCGTCATGGGCAACACGGTGCTGGGCATGGCCATCGACGTGCGTACCCGCAAGCCCAAGCTGGGTAACGTCATGGGCGGCCTGTCCGGCCCGGCCATCAAGCCGATTGCCCTGCGGCTGGTGCACCAGTGCTATCGCGCCGTGCGCATCCCCATCATCGGCTGCGGCGGCATCCAGAACGCCGAGGATGCCGTCGAGTTCATGCTCGCCGGCGCCGCCGCCGTCCAGGTCGGCACGGCGTCCTTCCGGGACCCCGGCGTCATGCAGAAGATCATCGACGGGCTGCAGGACTATTGCCAGGAAACCGGCACCGGGGCGCTGCGCGACCTGGTGGGCCAGGTCCGGCTCGACCCGCACTTAAGCGACCGCTGGCTGCGCTTCGCGCAGCAATCCGGCTGA
- a CDS encoding dihydroorotate dehydrogenase electron transfer subunit, with the protein MPATLCSPDSIATVASYRCRVVEHSWVNQRYKHIRLEADAPIARITKPGQFYQLRCPTTDTEQPFLLRPMSVYGAGPQAGRIEFLYNVTGVGTRAMASLPVDGHMEIVGPLGNTFTFRPDFRQILVVARGVGLATMAPLIQQAAEAGVAITAVMSARTRDDLMAHEFLRGANAQVHSVFDADGSSSVEAMEVLMRGLLGQQRPDAVYTCGSHRLLMLLQRVLADHPEVIGEVAMEQRMACGMGVCLSCVRLFDCDGDKQFLRVCREGPVFSIREVVGEVEFG; encoded by the coding sequence ATGCCTGCAACCTTGTGCAGCCCGGACAGCATCGCCACGGTAGCGTCCTATCGCTGCCGCGTGGTCGAACATTCGTGGGTCAACCAGCGCTACAAGCACATCCGCCTGGAAGCCGATGCGCCCATTGCCAGGATCACGAAGCCCGGGCAGTTCTACCAGCTGCGCTGCCCCACCACCGACACGGAGCAGCCGTTCCTGCTGCGCCCCATGAGCGTCTATGGCGCGGGGCCGCAAGCGGGCCGCATCGAGTTCCTCTACAACGTGACCGGCGTGGGCACGCGCGCCATGGCCAGCCTGCCGGTGGATGGCCACATGGAGATCGTCGGCCCGCTCGGCAACACCTTTACCTTCAGGCCGGATTTCAGGCAGATCCTGGTGGTGGCGCGCGGCGTGGGCCTGGCCACCATGGCGCCGCTGATCCAGCAGGCGGCCGAAGCTGGCGTCGCCATTACCGCGGTGATGTCGGCCCGCACCCGCGACGACCTGATGGCGCACGAATTCCTGCGCGGGGCCAACGCCCAGGTGCATAGCGTGTTCGATGCGGATGGCTCCTCGTCGGTAGAGGCCATGGAAGTCCTGATGCGCGGCCTGCTCGGGCAGCAGCGGCCGGACGCGGTCTACACCTGCGGCTCGCACCGCCTGCTGATGCTGCTGCAGCGCGTGCTGGCCGATCATCCCGAGGTGATTGGCGAAGTCGCCATGGAGCAGCGCATGGCCTGCGGCATGGGCGTGTGCCTGTCCTGCGTGCGGCTGTTCGATTGCGATGGCGACAAGCAATTCCTGCGGGTCTGCCGGGAAGGCCCGGTGTTTTCCATTCGTGAAGTCGTCGGGGAGGTGGAGTTTGGCTGA
- a CDS encoding MFS transporter, with protein MEANARASVPTSDAPPLRPDRASPYAWKALAGSALGYAMDGFDLLILGFMLPAISVALSLSPGQSGALVTWTLIGAVAGGILFGALSDRYGRVRVLTWTIVLFAVFTGLCAFAQGFWDLLAYRTIAGIGLGGEFGIGMALAAEAWPASKRARVSSYVALGWQSGVLLASLLTPLLLPHIGWRGMFLLGVVPALVAWFVRNRLHEPEVFVRHAEAQDKAPHKNKPSAFKLLVADGRTTRTSLGIVILCSVQNFGYYGIMIWLPTYLSKALGFSLTKSAMWTSVTIVGMMVGVYVFGQLADRIGRKPSFLIFQAGAVAMVIAYAQMSDPVTMLWAGAVMGLFVNGMIGGYGALISEAYPTAARATAQNVLFNIGRGVGGFGPIVVGALAAAYSFQVAIALLASIYVLDMIATIFLIPERKGVELE; from the coding sequence ATGGAAGCCAACGCTCGCGCATCGGTCCCCACGTCCGACGCCCCGCCCCTACGACCCGACCGGGCCTCGCCCTACGCCTGGAAAGCGCTGGCCGGCTCGGCCCTCGGTTACGCGATGGATGGGTTCGACCTGCTTATCCTCGGTTTCATGCTGCCTGCCATCAGCGTGGCCTTGAGCCTGAGCCCCGGACAGTCCGGCGCCCTGGTAACGTGGACGCTGATCGGCGCGGTTGCCGGCGGCATCCTCTTCGGCGCGCTGAGCGACCGCTACGGGCGGGTGCGCGTACTCACCTGGACCATCGTGCTGTTTGCGGTCTTCACCGGCCTGTGCGCGTTCGCGCAGGGCTTCTGGGATTTGCTGGCCTACCGCACCATCGCTGGCATCGGCCTGGGTGGCGAGTTTGGCATCGGCATGGCGCTGGCCGCGGAAGCCTGGCCCGCCAGCAAGCGCGCGCGGGTGTCGTCGTACGTGGCGCTGGGCTGGCAGAGCGGCGTACTGCTGGCATCCTTGCTGACGCCGCTGCTGCTGCCGCATATCGGCTGGCGCGGCATGTTCCTGCTGGGCGTGGTGCCAGCGCTGGTAGCCTGGTTCGTACGCAACCGGCTGCATGAGCCGGAAGTGTTTGTGCGCCATGCCGAGGCCCAGGACAAGGCCCCGCACAAGAACAAGCCGAGCGCGTTCAAGCTGCTGGTGGCCGATGGCCGCACCACGCGGACCAGCCTCGGCATCGTGATCCTGTGCTCGGTCCAGAACTTTGGCTACTACGGCATCATGATCTGGCTGCCGACCTATTTGTCCAAAGCGCTGGGCTTCTCGCTGACCAAGTCCGCCATGTGGACCTCGGTCACCATCGTGGGGATGATGGTCGGCGTCTATGTGTTTGGCCAACTGGCCGACCGCATCGGGCGCAAGCCCAGCTTCCTGATCTTCCAGGCAGGCGCGGTGGCGATGGTGATCGCGTATGCGCAGATGTCCGACCCCGTCACCATGCTCTGGGCCGGCGCGGTCATGGGCCTGTTCGTCAACGGCATGATCGGTGGGTACGGCGCGCTGATCTCGGAAGCCTATCCCACCGCGGCGCGCGCTACCGCGCAAAACGTCCTGTTCAACATCGGGCGTGGCGTGGGCGGCTTCGGGCCCATCGTGGTCGGGGCCCTTGCCGCAGCCTATTCCTTCCAGGTGGCCATTGCCCTCCTGGCCAGCATCTACGTGCTGGACATGATCGCCACGATCTTCCTCATCCCCGAGCGCAAGGGCGTCGAGCTGGAATAG
- a CDS encoding TetR/AcrR family transcriptional regulator: protein MKKPATARGDNPVKQGPSQGGTTKPEGQWHHGDLRASLIAWGTHLLDTEGIAGMSMRTAAKLAGVSPGAPAYHFKDRNGLLAAIAAQGFRDLVAYRRQSVESIDPADAQGRLRAIMLAYVAFAQAHPARFHLMFGPEIADREQYPELTEAGAASFQVLRGAIGPVLQAPGVGELSEEQLAFSVWAATHGLATLTIDRRRLPVASTHKPTAEQMADVVVQFCLAALRGSATAR from the coding sequence ATGAAAAAACCAGCAACAGCGCGCGGCGACAACCCGGTAAAGCAGGGCCCGTCCCAAGGTGGCACCACCAAGCCGGAAGGGCAGTGGCACCATGGCGACCTGCGCGCGTCGCTGATTGCCTGGGGCACCCATCTGCTCGATACCGAGGGGATCGCCGGCATGAGCATGCGCACGGCAGCCAAGCTGGCTGGCGTCTCGCCGGGTGCGCCGGCCTATCACTTCAAGGACAGGAACGGGCTGCTGGCCGCCATTGCGGCCCAGGGGTTTCGCGACCTGGTGGCGTATCGCCGCCAGAGCGTGGAGAGCATCGACCCTGCCGATGCGCAGGGCCGGCTGCGGGCGATCATGCTCGCCTACGTGGCGTTCGCGCAGGCGCATCCCGCGCGGTTTCACCTGATGTTCGGGCCGGAGATCGCGGACCGGGAGCAGTATCCGGAGCTGACGGAGGCGGGCGCTGCCTCGTTCCAGGTGCTGCGCGGCGCCATCGGGCCAGTGCTGCAAGCGCCAGGTGTCGGCGAGCTCAGCGAAGAACAGCTGGCGTTCTCCGTGTGGGCCGCCACCCATGGCCTGGCCACGCTGACCATCGACCGCCGCCGCCTGCCTGTCGCCTCCACGCACAAGCCCACGGCCGAGCAGATGGCCGATGTTGTCGTGCAGTTCTGCCTGGCGGCATTGCGGGGATCGGCAACGGCGCGCTAG
- a CDS encoding carotenoid oxygenase family protein gives MAIAFPTNEPYLSGYFAPLHAECDAPNLPVTGEVPAGLRGTYYRNGPNPQFAPRGKYHWFSGDGMLHAFHFEKGRVSYRNRWIRTPKWIMENENGEGLSGSLASRHLTDPRLLELNSTVANTNVVWHGGRLLALEEAHMPFEVDPVSLAPRGYQTFDGKFSGPMTAHPKIDPVNGEMVFFGYGARGPFTPDLMLHVADSQGKLLRSEHIVAPFPSMVHDFVVTRTHILFPIFPLTGSMERATNGQPAYAWEPDKGTHIGILPRDGTAANVRWFTGDPCYVFHPMNAFDAPHGGIVCDMMKYDVPPLFPGPDGRPLSNGAPVASLVRWTFDLAGKSGTYREQPLCDTPGEFPRLDERFAMLPYRHGYYCSGDISASTKGDSLRSGLAHVDLATGQVAQYQPPAGDKCGEPVFVPRHADADEGDGWLLSVIWRAAENRSDMAIFNAQALAAGPVALVHLSHRVPAGFHGNWRPAD, from the coding sequence ATGGCCATCGCCTTTCCCACCAACGAGCCCTATTTGTCCGGCTACTTCGCGCCGCTGCATGCTGAGTGCGACGCACCCAACCTGCCGGTCACGGGCGAAGTGCCCGCCGGGCTGCGCGGCACCTATTACCGCAACGGGCCGAATCCGCAGTTCGCGCCGCGCGGCAAATATCATTGGTTCTCGGGCGATGGCATGCTGCACGCGTTTCATTTCGAGAAGGGCCGCGTGTCCTACCGCAACCGCTGGATCCGCACGCCGAAATGGATCATGGAAAACGAGAACGGCGAAGGCTTGTCGGGCTCGCTGGCAAGCCGGCACCTGACGGACCCCAGGCTGCTTGAGCTGAACTCCACCGTGGCCAATACCAACGTGGTCTGGCATGGCGGACGCCTGCTGGCACTGGAAGAAGCGCATATGCCGTTCGAAGTGGACCCGGTATCGCTGGCGCCGCGCGGCTACCAGACCTTCGATGGGAAATTCTCCGGGCCCATGACCGCGCACCCCAAGATCGATCCGGTCAACGGCGAGATGGTCTTCTTTGGCTATGGGGCCCGCGGCCCGTTCACGCCGGACCTGATGCTGCATGTGGCAGACAGCCAGGGCAAGCTGCTGCGCTCCGAGCATATCGTGGCGCCGTTCCCGAGCATGGTGCATGACTTCGTGGTGACGCGCACCCACATCCTGTTTCCCATCTTCCCGCTGACGGGGTCGATGGAGCGCGCCACCAACGGCCAGCCGGCCTATGCGTGGGAGCCGGACAAAGGCACGCACATCGGCATCTTGCCGCGCGACGGCACCGCGGCGAACGTGCGCTGGTTCACCGGGGATCCGTGCTACGTTTTCCATCCGATGAACGCCTTCGACGCGCCGCACGGCGGCATCGTCTGCGACATGATGAAGTACGACGTGCCGCCGCTGTTCCCCGGCCCGGACGGACGCCCGCTCTCCAACGGCGCACCCGTGGCCAGCCTGGTGCGCTGGACTTTCGACCTGGCAGGAAAATCCGGCACGTATCGCGAGCAGCCGCTATGCGATACGCCGGGCGAGTTTCCGCGCCTGGACGAGCGCTTTGCCATGCTGCCTTACCGGCACGGCTACTACTGCAGCGGCGATATCTCCGCCTCCACCAAGGGCGACAGCCTGCGCAGCGGCCTGGCGCATGTCGACCTGGCAACCGGGCAGGTCGCGCAGTACCAGCCGCCGGCCGGCGACAAATGCGGCGAACCCGTGTTTGTCCCGCGCCATGCCGATGCCGACGAGGGCGACGGCTGGCTGCTGTCCGTGATCTGGCGCGCCGCGGAGAACCGCAGCGATATGGCCATCTTCAACGCGCAGGCGCTGGCGGCGGGGCCGGTGGCGCTGGTGCACCTGTCGCATCGCGTGCCCGCCGGCTTCCATGGCAACTGGCGTCCCGCCGACTGA
- the mug gene encoding G/U mismatch-specific DNA glycosylase: MTEIQDLRTFSDPTGGAPSPPLPDVISEGLAVVFCGINPGMRAAASGHHFEGSGNRFWRVLHLAGFTPVLMRPEDDRDLLAHRCGLTTAVARPTARADQLSPHEFHASTSALLRKIELHRPTCIAFLGKAAYAAISGQRHVLWGRQTATFGGSAVWILPNPSGLNRSFSLDDLVGAYSALYLAYASL, encoded by the coding sequence ATGACCGAAATCCAGGACCTGCGCACATTCTCCGACCCGACAGGCGGTGCGCCGTCGCCACCGCTACCGGACGTGATATCGGAAGGCTTGGCAGTCGTTTTTTGTGGAATCAATCCCGGCATGAGAGCGGCGGCAAGCGGCCACCATTTTGAAGGAAGTGGCAACCGCTTCTGGCGAGTCTTGCATCTGGCCGGTTTCACGCCAGTGCTGATGCGCCCCGAAGATGACCGGGACCTGCTCGCCCATCGGTGCGGATTGACAACTGCCGTTGCCCGGCCTACAGCGCGGGCCGACCAGCTTTCACCGCACGAATTCCATGCGTCGACTTCGGCGTTGCTGAGGAAAATCGAACTACATCGCCCCACCTGTATCGCCTTCCTGGGGAAGGCCGCATACGCAGCGATTTCAGGTCAGCGGCATGTGTTGTGGGGACGCCAGACCGCTACGTTCGGTGGGTCGGCAGTGTGGATCCTTCCAAATCCGAGCGGTTTGAACCGCTCGTTCAGCCTCGATGACCTCGTTGGGGCTTATAGCGCGTTGTACCTTGCGTATGCCTCTCTATAA
- a CDS encoding SLAC1 anion channel family protein translates to MSTLSSPQPQSLRATASIRNLPVNLFASVMGIAGLSIAWRQASHEFGVSPLISDAAGVLALVVFVVLGVGYLVKTVKHPEAVVAEYRHPVAGNFFGTISIAILLLSSVVAQLSQTLSEVMWTVGTVFTLALCFAIAGRLLRGKIDAAHAVPAWFIPGVATLDIVVAGGTMPMPWAHEVNLFALAVGTMIALLFFTMIMSRMIHHEPLPASMTPSLLILMAPFEVGFLAYTNITQQVDTFSGLLFYFGLFVFLTLAPKVFRRGMPFASGWWAISFPMAALAIASLKYAMFVQAWPVKAIAIILLAMLTLAIVVLFVKTLHILLNGKLLGG, encoded by the coding sequence GTGTCAACGCTTTCAAGTCCCCAACCGCAGTCCTTGCGGGCAACCGCTTCGATCAGAAATTTGCCCGTCAACCTGTTTGCGTCGGTCATGGGCATTGCCGGACTGTCCATTGCATGGCGCCAGGCCAGCCACGAGTTCGGGGTAAGTCCGCTGATCTCCGATGCAGCCGGCGTCCTCGCCCTGGTGGTGTTCGTCGTGCTCGGCGTGGGCTATCTCGTCAAGACAGTCAAACATCCTGAGGCGGTCGTCGCCGAGTACCGGCATCCCGTCGCCGGGAACTTCTTCGGCACGATCTCGATCGCCATCCTGCTGCTTTCCTCGGTCGTTGCGCAACTGAGCCAGACGCTCTCCGAAGTCATGTGGACGGTGGGTACCGTTTTCACCCTTGCGCTCTGCTTCGCGATTGCGGGCCGGCTGCTGCGGGGAAAGATCGACGCTGCGCACGCGGTTCCCGCCTGGTTCATCCCGGGTGTGGCCACGTTGGATATCGTCGTTGCTGGCGGGACCATGCCAATGCCGTGGGCGCATGAAGTCAACCTGTTCGCGCTGGCCGTGGGAACGATGATTGCCCTCTTGTTCTTTACGATGATCATGTCGCGAATGATTCATCACGAGCCGCTGCCCGCCAGCATGACCCCTTCCCTGCTGATCCTGATGGCGCCGTTCGAAGTGGGCTTTCTTGCCTACACCAACATTACGCAGCAGGTCGACACCTTCTCCGGCTTACTGTTTTACTTCGGTCTCTTTGTATTCCTCACACTGGCGCCCAAGGTGTTTCGCAGGGGAATGCCGTTCGCTTCGGGTTGGTGGGCAATCAGCTTTCCAATGGCGGCGCTAGCGATTGCGTCGCTGAAATACGCGATGTTCGTCCAGGCATGGCCCGTGAAGGCGATTGCCATCATCCTGCTCGCCATGCTGACCCTCGCGATCGTGGTTCTCTTTGTCAAGACGCTGCACATTCTCCTTAACGGCAAGCTGCTCGGCGGTTGA